In one window of Candidatus Avedoeria danica DNA:
- a CDS encoding RNA polymerase sigma factor — protein MRSEALVYDEDWLVEAARHDRQAFGQLYDRHFDAIYHYVARRVGDEALAEDLTAAVWERALVAIERFELRGVPFAAWLYRIAGNVIANHHRRAHLVSFVPFLPQAHHEGVHFADPIDERTMVREAFIRLSDSDREVLSLCYHAGLTPPEIADVLSCSPAAVHKRLHRARQRLRQLLEGEHRVPVSSVH, from the coding sequence GTGAGGTCGGAAGCCTTGGTGTACGACGAGGACTGGCTGGTCGAGGCCGCACGCCACGACCGCCAAGCATTCGGGCAGTTGTACGACCGTCACTTCGACGCGATCTACCACTACGTGGCGCGTCGGGTGGGGGATGAGGCACTGGCAGAAGACCTGACCGCCGCGGTGTGGGAGCGCGCCTTGGTCGCCATCGAGCGCTTCGAGCTGCGCGGCGTGCCGTTCGCGGCATGGCTCTATCGGATCGCCGGCAACGTCATCGCCAACCACCATCGTCGCGCTCACCTCGTCTCGTTCGTCCCCTTTCTGCCGCAGGCCCACCATGAAGGTGTCCATTTCGCCGATCCCATCGATGAACGCACCATGGTTCGCGAGGCGTTCATCCGTTTGTCCGACAGCGATCGCGAGGTGCTCAGCCTGTGCTATCACGCCGGCCTGACGCCGCCGGAGATCGCCGACGTCCTGAGCTGCAGCCCGGCCGCAGTGCACAAGCGACTGCACCGCGCCCGCCAGCGGCTGCGACAGCTCCTCGAGGGAGAACATCGTGTCCCGGTCTCATCCGTCCACTAG
- a CDS encoding sulfurtransferase, producing the protein MSTPAPPPPTEPSPPPTMPFREIAPTELAALMAADSAPRLIDIREPHERAICCIAGSDFLPLSEVRAWWPDLDPDEPIVFQCHHGRRSQSLCYALAAQGFTALANLTGGIEAWRVEVEPGMMGY; encoded by the coding sequence ATGTCGACCCCCGCACCGCCCCCTCCGACCGAGCCGTCGCCGCCGCCGACGATGCCGTTTCGCGAGATCGCGCCGACGGAGTTGGCCGCCCTCATGGCCGCCGATTCCGCGCCCCGCCTGATCGACATCCGCGAACCCCACGAGCGCGCGATCTGCTGCATCGCCGGCTCCGACTTCCTGCCGTTATCCGAAGTCCGCGCGTGGTGGCCCGATCTCGACCCCGACGAGCCGATCGTGTTCCAGTGCCACCATGGCCGCCGCAGCCAGTCCCTGTGCTACGCGCTGGCGGCGCAAGGATTCACGGCACTGGCGAACCTGACCGGGGGGATCGAGGCTTGGCGGGTTGAGGTGGAGCCCGGGATGATGGGCTACTGA
- a CDS encoding VWA domain-containing protein produces MPGHTQPDATRTEEAVQAAATFAARHFETDLDRLSRRASGRRSVTRTETRRGRYVAARPAEGRYDDIAFDATLRAAALRQAPIQPGKPIEIKLGDLHRKERVRKAGNLILFMVDASWSMATAERLAAAKGAVLSLLVDAYQRRDRVGLAVFRREGTEIVLPFTGSTALAERRLRDIAVGGKTPLSHALYTADQLFQQAMQRDPSALPLLVLLTDGAGNISLTGRAPLEEMRLLAAALRRRGVRSIVVDMYTRSRFYPTSPAAELAACLGGELCNMSELRAEGVVTKVRSAMGG; encoded by the coding sequence CCGTTCAGGCCGCCGCCACCTTCGCCGCGCGCCACTTCGAGACCGACCTCGACCGTCTCAGCCGCCGCGCCTCCGGCCGCCGCAGCGTGACGCGCACCGAGACGCGCCGCGGGCGCTACGTGGCCGCCCGCCCGGCCGAAGGCCGCTACGACGACATCGCGTTCGACGCGACGCTGCGGGCGGCGGCGCTGCGGCAGGCGCCGATCCAGCCCGGCAAGCCCATCGAGATCAAGCTCGGCGACCTGCACCGCAAAGAGCGGGTCCGCAAGGCCGGCAACCTGATCCTGTTCATGGTCGACGCCAGCTGGTCGATGGCCACCGCCGAGCGCTTGGCCGCCGCCAAAGGCGCCGTGCTCAGCCTGCTCGTAGACGCCTACCAACGCCGCGACCGCGTCGGCCTTGCCGTGTTCCGGCGCGAGGGCACGGAGATCGTCCTGCCCTTCACCGGCAGCACCGCCCTGGCCGAACGCCGGCTGCGCGACATCGCCGTCGGCGGAAAGACACCGCTGTCGCACGCCCTGTACACCGCCGACCAGCTCTTCCAGCAGGCGATGCAGCGCGATCCGTCCGCCCTGCCGTTGCTCGTCCTCCTCACGGACGGTGCCGGCAACATCTCCCTCACCGGCCGCGCGCCGCTCGAGGAGATGCGCCTCCTCGCCGCCGCGCTCCGCCGCCGCGGCGTGCGCTCGATCGTCGTCGACATGTACACCCGCTCCCGCTTCTACCCGACCAGCCCGGCGGCTGAGCTGGCGGCGTGCCTCGGCGGTGAGCTGTGCAACATGTCGGAGCTGCGGGCGGAGGGGGTGGTGACGAAGGTGCGGTCGGCGATGGGGGGGTGA